The genomic DNA TCTCGATCGTTGAGCCAAAAGAAAGCTGGATGCGCCTCTTCGTTGCCTGGGTCGCCGACGACAACGTGATCGAAGGCGTGAGCGAATAGATATTTTTGATCCTTTTCGTGTCGTTTGGTCTGTTTCGTGGTTGTTATTTCCGGTTCTCACACGCGATGAGAAACAAACAACCCGATTCCAGCAACCAACACGCGGCAAGCGTGTTTAATGATTTTATGTCCACATACGAAACAATCACCGTCGAAAGACGTGGTGCCGTCGCACTGCTTACCATCAATCGCCCTGACAAGCTAAACGCGCTCAATAAGACCGTTCATGCCGAAGGCGTCGCTGCCCTCGATGAATTGCGGCAAGATGACGACATCCGCGTACTGGTAATTACCGGTGCAGGCGAAAAATCGTTCATCGCCGGCGCCGACATCAGCGAATTTGAGGGCCAGACGCCGGTCACGCAGCGTGACCTGTTTCACGAAAAGACATTTTTCAATTCGCTCGATTCATTTCCGAAACCGGTCATCGCGATGGTCAACGGGTTCTGCCTCGGCGGCGGCAACGAACTCGCGATGGCATGCGACATCCGTATCGCGAGCGAGACTGCACGGTTCTCACAGCCTGAGATCAATCTCGGCATCATGTGCGGCGGCGGCGGCACACAACGCCTTACCAACCTCATCGGTGAAGGCCGTGCAATGGAAATGGTCCTCACCGGCGACATGATCGACGCGGCGACGGCCCATCGCTTTGGCCTCGTCAATCACATCTATCCCGCAGCCGAACTCGAAGCCGAAACGATGAAACTCGCCGACAAGATCGCCGAAAAGGCTCCGATCGCACTGCAGCTTTCAAAAGAAGCGGTAAAATTCGCTTCCCGATCCAACCTCGACGAAGGCCTCCGCCGCGAAGTAGACCTTTTCGCCATCTGTTTCTCGACCGAAGACAAAAAAGAAGGCGTCACGGCGTTCCTGGAGAAACGAAAACCGGTGTTCAGAGGCCGTTGAATTGATAGTGCGAACGCAGGCGGTGTCGCCATAAATTCTCTCATTTGTCCCGCTTGTCCCGCTATCGTCCCGCACCTTATTCCTGCCGTGCGGGACAGGTAAACTGTTGTTTTTATTGGCGTTAGAGCTTTGCCAAACGCTTATACCGCATTATTTCAAAAAAAACGTAAGATAATGTCTTACAGCCGCGTAACTCCTCCAGCTAATCGTGTTACTAAATTCGGCGTCTACTGTATGGGGCGATCCCCTACGGGACGAGGTTTTGCGGTTGTGATCCGGAAACATTTACCTGCGAACCATAGAACCTAGCGTTTGTATTCAGTTATCAAAGAACCTAGTCCTAGCCAATGGACTAATCTCATTATATCAAAACTGTGTCGTAAATTGGGAAAAATATTATAGACGCAACAAAGACAACTACTATCATTATCGGTTACGTGCGAGAACTTGACCGTTAGCAACATTTTCGCTAAATTCATAAGTTCCCGTTCCGTAAATGGGGACGTAGCTCAGTTTGGCAGAGCGCTGCAATGGCATTGCAGAGGTCAGGGGTTCGACCCCCCTCGTCTCCACCATTTTTATGAAAGAGGTTGTCCGTAAGGGCAGCCTCTTTTCAATTTTTGGCTGATAGCAACGCCGCAACGGATTTATCGCTCTAATATTTACCGGACTCGTCCGACAATTATTGAGGTACTAATGAAACTGAATTTCCGGAGAATATTTCTGTACGCCACGGCCGTTTTTACCGTTTTTGCGATCGTATCGGCAACCACGCCGACGGCACTTGCGAAAGGAGTTGTTTACAACGTCGAACAGGTAGTTGCAGATGGCGAAAAATCAAAGGAAACAGACGCCGACCTGACGATCGAGCAAACGACAATGGAGGTCGCCCCCGACAAGCAAAAATACAAGTCGCTCGGCAAAAAATTCGCCTTTGCCGACATCAAGGCCGTCGAATACTCATATACCAAGAAACCCGTGCTCTCGATCGGCGGAGCCGTCGCGACAGCTCTGCTCGTCAGTGTTCTCATCGGCATCCCGCTGCTATTCGTCAAGAAAAAGAACCACTGGGTCACCATCCGCACCGAAACTGATTTTGCCGTCCTGAAACTCGGCCGCAGCAACTTTCGCCAGATCCTAGCCGAATTCGAAACCCACGGCGTCAAGGTAAATCACGTCGAGGAAGAAAAGAAGAAGAAGTAATTGTCGAGGTCAGGAATAAAATACGATCTCTCTGGCCTCTGCGATTATCTCGGTGACCTCCGCGTGGAAGATCATTATCACTTTTCCACGCAGAGATCACAGGGATAAATTGAATAGCAGTCATTTGGGGAGGCGTTTTTGAGCCGCCTTGATCGCCATCCAAGTTGACTTATCGCTGTCGAAGACTGAGTTAAGGCCTTGCTCTTCCATTGGCGGGTCGCCCATGCGGTCGTCGCCTACTTTCCAGAATAACTGTCCCGTGACCGGCCGTGCGGTGCCGCCAAATACCCAGAAATTGGCTCCGGAGATGTTCTGTTTGCCAATTCGCGAAAGTATTTTTTCGTAATATTGATCGCGCAGTTTCGTGGTCGACGACACGTCAAATGATTGTCCATCACGCGGCAGGCCAAATTCTTCGATAACCAGCGGCTTGCTTAGTTTCACGGCGACGGCGGCGTTGTCGTCGATGTATTTTTCGGTCTTCTCAAGTGCTCCAGCAAATCCGGCTGCCATTTTGCCGTTTTCAAACCAGCCCCAGTTCTTAGGCCAGATGTGGATCGTCAGGTAATCGACGTTCGGATCGGCATGGACCGTTTCGAAGAGCTTGATGTCTTCGGTACCGATCCAGCCTTCGTGGCCGAGCGTGACGAGGTGCACTTTGTCGAGGGCCTTTATCGCAGCCGTCGTCGCGGCGAGCCATTTGGAGTATGCATCGTTCGCCGCGGGGCGCATCGGGCGTGGTTCGTTGGCAACCTCCCAGGCCATGATAGTTGGGTCCTCGATATATTTCTTGCCGGTGATCTTGTTGGTGCGGCCAAGCACGAATCTCATTTGCCGGTCATAGCCCTCAATGCAGTCCCTGCACGAATAGAATTTTGCCACGATGTCGCGCAGTTCATCCCAGGTCGGTTTTTGCGTCAGCCATTTGCGGTTGACGATGCCGTTCCAGATCAGATATTGCTGAAAACCGCCGCTCCATTCCCAATTATTGCTGAGGAAAATGACGGCTTTCATCCGTCGTTTCGCCATCTCGTCTAAAACGATATCGAGCCCGTCGAGCACATCAGGATTGAACCGTCCATTGATCGCCTGCAGCGGCGGGCCGACGCGTTCGATACCGTTCAATGGCCCGGTTCCCTCGGCACCGGCCATCAGCCGCAGATTCGTGACCCCGTTCTTTTTTAGAAGATCGAGTTCCTTTCGCAATCGCTCGATACCGCGTTTCTTATCCTTCTCGAGACCAAGCAAACTGCCGTACCAGTAGTTCGTCCCGACAAACCGGTATTCTTTCCCATCTGCGTAGAGCTTGCCTCCCTTCGCCGTCACAAATGTCTGTCCGGCAGCTCCCAACGCCGAAAACACCAAGATCACGGCAAGCAAAAGCAATCGATTTCGCATAAACGTATCCTCGCAAATCCCGAACCCGGCCGCAACGGAGTGCGGACGCCCGTGCTCGGGTACTCAACCGTGTTAGCAAAGGTAAACTCAATCAACGCGGTACGGACCGTAAACTCAATGAGAATCTCAGCTACAAATATATTCCGTATGTACCAAAATTTGAAGGCGAGGCGTGAAATACAAGGGTGGCTTTTTCAATAGATGAGCAAACGAGCCGTCCGAAATACAAACATTTCGGACGGCCGTTTAGGATCAGATCAATATCACTGAGAAGTATATGCCGCGGGAATGACAACGTCGCCGCTGATGCCCCAAAAGTCGACGCGAACGGTGCCTGTCGCCGAATTTAAAATGTACCACACGCCCCCGCGGAAAACAGCGACGTCAGCCTTGCCGTCTCCGTCATAATCGGCCGCTGCCGGCACGTCGCCCGATGCACCAAATCGAATGGCTCCGTAGTTTGTCGCAGGGTTTGTCGAAGTGTACCAAGTGCCTGTCGAAGGGCGAAATACTGCTATATTGTCGCGTCCATCACCGTCGAAATCGGACGGAACGACCACGTCCTCAGGCAACCCGAAGTACGGGCAGGCATTAGAAGAACCGTTTCCGCTGAACCGCACACAAATACGACGATCCGGCCCGATCGCAAGCGTTGTTGCCAGGTCCATGCGTCCATCGCCGTCAAAATCGCCGGAGAGCGGTGAATCAGTAGTCGTTAGACCGAACTGAATGACCTGCACCGACGCATCGCTCGAACGCTGTATGTACCAATTCAATTCCGCAGCGCGATAGACCACAAGATCGGCTTTGCCGTCACCGTCCGTATCGCCGGGGATCGGATCATCCCCCGCGAGTCCCCAATAGTCGATCCGAACCGTGTTTGTTTGGCTCTGAAGTAGATACCAGACGCCGCCGCGGTATATAGACAGGTCCGTTTTTCGATCGCCGTCGAAGTCGGCAGGCGCGATCGTGTCGGATGAAATGCCGAACGGCACCGCAAAATAGGAAGCGGCCACGCCTGAATTCAAGACCCACCAGACGCCGCTGGCTGGCCGGTAAACGGACAGATCTGCTTTGCCGTCGCCGTCAAAATCGAATCTGCGGCCCGAGGCCCCGGCTTGATTTATTGTGACCGTTTGGCCGCTGACGAAGACGGATGTACTGCGGGAATTGGAACTAGTATTCGGCAATACGTTGAATGTTACCGTTCCATTACCCGTCTGAGACGGTGAGGAAACGACCGTCCAGGCGGCTCCGCTTGTCGCCAAATACGTGCAAACGCCTCCGGCGGTCACTGCAATGGCGCCGCTGCCCCCGGCCGGACCGAAATTGACCGTTGATTGGCTGACCGATGTCGGACAACCCGAAGGCTGCTGGACTTGAAATGTCTTGGTGATCACGCCGTTAGATACCGTGATCGACCCTGAACGAGGTCCTCCGAAATTGGGTGCGACCGAGAACTGAACGGTCGCGTCGCCATTACCGCCGGCCGAGGAATTGACCGTAAGGAAGCCCGACGCAGACGTGGCGGTCCACGAACATGCCGACGGCATACTGATCCCAAACGAGCCGCTTCCGCCGGTCGTCGGGAATGACTGTGCCGTTGGACTCAAAGTGAAGTCGCAAGCCGTCGTCGAGGCAGTAAGCGTGAGATTCCAGCCGCCGGCGATACTGCCGACGTTGTTGCCGGCATCATCGACGGCATACAGCTTCCAAAGGCCGTTGGGGGCACTGCCGTAGAATGCACCCAGCGTCGGACCGGTGGGCGTGCCCTGCGGAGCAGGCGCCGGAAAAGTATCGCCGGCTTCATAATTTGAGGGTTTGAATGTTCCCGAAGAAAGCGTAGTCGAATCGGGTAAACTCGATGCCGCAGCATCATCGAACGTCAAATTAAGGCCGCCGGCTTCGTTCGTTCCGCCGGCGTCGGACATTAATATTATGTGTCGACCGTTTGGTGCAACGAGCATCACATCGACATCGTCAGGTGCAGTATGGCTGAGATTTGAAAGAGAAACGACGACTTTCGTTACCGTGCCCAAAACACCGGCGACAAGCTTTTGCGACGGGTACGGATCCGCCATACCTGTCGCCTGCAGCCCGATAGCGTCGGGGCTGCTCTGAACCGAAATGCTCCATCCGCTGGAAATACTGCCGGCATTTGAGCCATTGTCATCGACCAAATAAAGCTGCCAGTTCCCGTTCGGTGAAATGCCGTTAAATGCAGACAGCATTCGGCCGATCGGAGCACCTGCCGGTGCAGGCGCCGGAAAAGTGTCGCCCGGCTCTAGATCGGTCGGCTTAAACGTGCCGCTGCTCAGGATCGTCGAATCCGGCAGCGACGCGGCGGCCGTGTCGTCGAATACTAGATTAAGGTTTGTTACTGCATTTGCTCCGCCCACATCAGACATCAGGACGACCTTATTACCGTTAGGACCAACGAGGATCAGATCGACATCATCGGGTGATGCATGACTGAAATTTGTTAGATTGACCTGAACGCCGGTGACGAGGCCCGGCTGATTTGATACATTGATCTCCGACGGGTAAACAGAAGCCGGGCCACTTACCGGGATCGCGATCGAATTGGAGTTGATGCCGGAGATCGCATTGGTGATCTGGACATTGTCGATCCGCCATCCGTTTCCGCCCTCCATCGGATCCGATCCGAAACGCCAACGCAGCCGAATGCTCTGATTCGAGGTGCTGACGGGAAGATTGATCTCGGTAGTAACGTATGTCACCGAATCGCCCGTCCACGCCTGCCGTCCGCTGAGCGAACCGCCGACAAGCGGCGTGTCATAACCGCCGGTGACAAAGGTCCCGCCGGCCGAAATTATGTCGGTAAATGCACCGCCGCCGATACTCAGTTCGAGGACTCCGCCATCGAATTCGTAGTCCAGTTGATAACGCTGCCTAAATATGAGTTTATGCCTGATATTACCCAGAGAAATGCTCGGAGACGTCAATGAGGCGTCGCCACCCTGGAACGGGTCATTAGTAAACACCGAATTCGGGGCACTGTCCGGTATTGTGTCAACGGTGGCGAATGGCAAACTTGCTCCGCTTGCCGTTGTGGTCCAACCCGCCGGAAGATTAGGAGCAGAGACACCATCAAAATTTTCACTGAATACAACTACGGCCGGAGCAAGATCGCTGGACTGAGCACTCGCGGGCGTGGAACGGTAAGTCACGAAAGCGATCGCAGCCGTGATCACCGCAAACAATAACAGTGTGGACAATATACCGATCCTATTGATCTTTCGGTCTCTCATTTAGTTATTTCAGGTCCAAACGCACATTTTTCGACAGGTATCGTAGGATTATCATCTTTCCCGCAAAATTTCGCAACACTTTAGGGCTTTTCAAACTCGGGCAATATCCTGTATATTCGTATACATTAGTCCACAAAATCGATAAGCAGCCCGTTTGATCACAGAGAGCCTGGTTATGCCGAATCATCAAATCGCTTTTAGCCGAAAGTCATACCAATTACTATTACCGGCTATCGCTTTGGCCTTTCTGATCTTGATGGCCGTCAACAATGCATCGGCACTTGCTCTGCCCGAGGATGCTCCGGTGTTGATCAGCGAAGCGGGTTCGACCCGAGCCCTTGTGACCGCCGATGGGTCACCGATCGAGGTCGTTAAACCGGGAGTTCATGATCTAGTCACGTTCTACGTTACAAATCTCGACCTGCTGAACGGCGAAGGAGCAAACGCGTTTCGCGTCGAGGTTCAGGATTCGCGCTATTACCGGTATCCGTTACAGATCGTTTCGTTCGAGCGGTCGGCGACGCGAAAGCAGATTTACGAGTTGAGCGTCAGAATGTCCGGAATAAATGAACTCGGAGATGTTCTGGTCCGCTTGACCTGGCGCGGAATGTCCAGCAACCGGGTCCGCCTGTCGATCGGTCATCGCGGCGGCAAGATCGCTGATGACGAAGGTTCGATGCCTACTCCGATGCCCGGAACTGAGCCGACGTCTAGGCGCCGGATCGCTAATCGTGCCGACTTTCCCTGGAGCGGCGACCGCGTCAGATTCATGTCGCAAGCGACTTTCGGAGCAAATGCCGCGACTGAGTTAAAGATCCGTCGGCTTGGATACAGCACCTGGCTCGAGCAGCAAATGGACGAGCGTAATTTTCTGACCTTCACATATCCCGATCTCCCGCTGCAGCCGACGACCCCGGTCCCGACTTGCGACGGCGATACACAGCCGACCGATGTGCCGATAACGTGTTTCCGCGACCGTTACACAATGTATCCGCTGCAGAATTGGTTTTATAAAGAGGCTCTCTACAACGAAGATCAGCAGCTCCGACGCCGAGTTTCGTGGTCGCTTCACCAGATACTGGTCGTTTCGGGCCGGACGACGATCCAACCGAGCCGGATGCTGCCGTATATCCAGATACTTGACCGAAACGCATTTGGCAACTTCCGCACTCTGCTCGAAGAGATAACGCTTAATCCGGCAATGGGTAATTATCTCGACATGGCGATCAGCACGGATGAGAACCCAAACGAGAATTACGGCCGCGAGATCCTGCAGCTGTTTAGTATCGGGCTCGATATGCTCAATCAGGACGGCACGCCAATTCTCGATAATAACGGCAACCGGATCCCGACCTATAACCAAGGGACGATCGTAAACTTTGCCAAGGTATTTACGGGCTGGTCGTACTGCAATCAGACCTGCGGCAACTCGCAGCCGGGCATAGTCAACTACCGCGACCCAATGATCGTGACGCCCGCTAATCACGATTTTTCGAGTAAAACGCTATTGAATTATCCGGGTTCGTCACCGGTAGTGCCGGCCGGGCTTGATCCCGCCGATGATCTTGACGCGGCACTCGACAACATTTTCTATCATCCGAATACCGCTCCGTTCATAGGCAAATTGCTGATTCAGCAATTGGTAACGAGCAATCCGACGCCGGCATATGTCGGGCGTGTCTCAGCGGTTTTTCGCAATAACGGACAGGGTGTTCGAGGCGATCTGAAGGCCGTCGTTCGGGCGATCCTGCTTGATCCTGAAGCTCGAGGCAACGTGAAGACCGATCCGAATTACGGTCATCTTCGCGAGCCCGTTCTTTATCTGACCAGCGTTTTGCGGCCGTTCAATCCGACGGCGAATAATAATATTTCGGTGCCTGCCAGTTGTAACGGGCTGTCCGACGGTGCGATCAACACACTTACACTGCCGCTCGATCAGGATGTGTGGAATCCGCCAACCGTCTTTAACTATTATCCGATGGAATATACGATCCCGAACACACCGCTTGCGGGGCCTGAGTTCCAGATATTTTCTACCGGTACGGCCCTCAAACGGCCTAACGCGATCAGCCAGTTCGCCCCTGCCAATTCGGCTGCAACGGGCGGTATACTTGCCGTTTCGGGTGCCGCATCGAGTATTCCGTGCGGGACTCGGATCGACCTGACCCGGCTGCAGGATCTCGCCGCTGCGGACACCACAGGCGGAACGCTCGTCGACACACTGAATCGGGAATTGCTCAACGGTTCAATGAATCCGGCAGTTCGAACACAAATATTAAATGCCGTTACGGCCGTGACATCGACGAATACGCTAAAGCGGGCACGCACCGCTCTGTATCTGGTTACGACATCACCGCAATATCAGGTGCAGAGATAAGATAGGGACGTTATGAAACAAGACCGGCGAGACTTTCTAAAACGATCATGTGCGGCATTGTCGATGACGGCAATGGCCACACAAATGCGGCATTTCGGTCTCGTTGATGTGCTGGCCCAAAGTAACCGTGACGAATCGGACTCAGGCGCCGAGGATTACAAGGCTCTCGTTTGTGTGTTTCTGAACGGCGGTAACGACGGCAACAATTCGGTCGTGCCGAATTACACGGCCGGTTATGCTCAATATGCCGCGGCCCGGCAGGCACAGGGTTTGGCGATCTCGCAGGCGAGTTTACTGCCGATCACGCCGCCGAGCATGGGCGGGCAGGTTTACGGATTTCATCCGGCGATGGCCGCTCTGCATCCGCTGTTTGGACAGGGCAAATTAGCTGTTGTCTGCAATGTCGGCTGCCTCGTGCAGCCGCTGACCCGCGAAACGTTCATCGGCGGTGCTCCGCGTCCGTATCAGCTTTTTTCGCACCCTGATCAGGTCGAACAGGCCCGCACGGCGATCTCGAGCTATAAATCAACGACCGGTTGGGGAGGCCGCACGGCCGACCGCACCAGCACTCAAAATCCCGGCGGCGGCATACCGATGGTCACCTCCATTTCGGGTGCGACGCTCTTTAATATCGGTGCTAATACCGCTCCGCTCGTGGTCTCGGCTTCGCCAACGCCGCTCAATCAGGTCCTGTCACTGACCGGTTTTGGCACTGCGGCGGACGAGCTTGCCCGGCGGGCATCGATGGACAACATTCGCGGGCTCGACCAGAATTTCACGATGGTCCAACAAGCGAGTCAATTGACACAGCAGGCGATCGCTGCGAGCCAGGCACTTAGCACGGACCCGGTATTGACCGTCGATTTTCCGGCAACGACGCTTGGCAATCAGCTAAAACAAGTCGCCAAACTGCTGAAGTTTCGGGCTGGGCTGAATATGCGGCGGCAGATCTTTTATGTCGAGCTCGGCGGATTTGACCATCACAGCAGCCAGATCTCACCGCACAACAGCCTGCTCACTCAGGTCAGCCAGGCGGTCAAGGCATTTTACGACGAGACCGTTGCCCAGGGAATCGCCGAGAACGTGACGACATTTACTCTCTCTGATTTTAACCGGACGTTCAACCCTGCGGGGTCCGGCAGCGGCGTCGGATCGGACCATGGCTGGGGCGGGCCTTCATTCGTTGTCGGCGGAGCCGTGCAGGGCGG from Acidobacteriota bacterium includes the following:
- a CDS encoding VCBS repeat-containing protein; translated protein: MRDRKINRIGILSTLLLFAVITAAIAFVTYRSTPASAQSSDLAPAVVVFSENFDGVSAPNLPAGWTTTASGASLPFATVDTIPDSAPNSVFTNDPFQGGDASLTSPSISLGNIRHKLIFRQRYQLDYEFDGGVLELSIGGGAFTDIISAGGTFVTGGYDTPLVGGSLSGRQAWTGDSVTYVTTEINLPVSTSNQSIRLRWRFGSDPMEGGNGWRIDNVQITNAISGINSNSIAIPVSGPASVYPSEINVSNQPGLVTGVQVNLTNFSHASPDDVDLILVGPNGNKVVLMSDVGGANAVTNLNLVFDDTAAASLPDSTILSSGTFKPTDLEPGDTFPAPAPAGAPIGRMLSAFNGISPNGNWQLYLVDDNGSNAGSISSGWSISVQSSPDAIGLQATGMADPYPSQKLVAGVLGTVTKVVVSLSNLSHTAPDDVDVMLVAPNGRHIILMSDAGGTNEAGGLNLTFDDAAASSLPDSTTLSSGTFKPSNYEAGDTFPAPAPQGTPTGPTLGAFYGSAPNGLWKLYAVDDAGNNVGSIAGGWNLTLTASTTACDFTLSPTAQSFPTTGGSGSFGISMPSACSWTATSASGFLTVNSSAGGNGDATVQFSVAPNFGGPRSGSITVSNGVITKTFQVQQPSGCPTSVSQSTVNFGPAGGSGAIAVTAGGVCTYLATSGAAWTVVSSPSQTGNGTVTFNVLPNTSSNSRSTSVFVSGQTVTINQAGASGRRFDFDGDGKADLSVYRPASGVWWVLNSGVAASYFAVPFGISSDTIAPADFDGDRKTDLSIYRGGVWYLLQSQTNTVRIDYWGLAGDDPIPGDTDGDGKADLVVYRAAELNWYIQRSSDASVQVIQFGLTTTDSPLSGDFDGDGRMDLATTLAIGPDRRICVRFSGNGSSNACPYFGLPEDVVVPSDFDGDGRDNIAVFRPSTGTWYTSTNPATNYGAIRFGASGDVPAAADYDGDGKADVAVFRGGVWYILNSATGTVRVDFWGISGDVVIPAAYTSQ
- a CDS encoding cellulase family glycosylhydrolase, with amino-acid sequence MRNRLLLLAVILVFSALGAAGQTFVTAKGGKLYADGKEYRFVGTNYWYGSLLGLEKDKKRGIERLRKELDLLKKNGVTNLRLMAGAEGTGPLNGIERVGPPLQAINGRFNPDVLDGLDIVLDEMAKRRMKAVIFLSNNWEWSGGFQQYLIWNGIVNRKWLTQKPTWDELRDIVAKFYSCRDCIEGYDRQMRFVLGRTNKITGKKYIEDPTIMAWEVANEPRPMRPAANDAYSKWLAATTAAIKALDKVHLVTLGHEGWIGTEDIKLFETVHADPNVDYLTIHIWPKNWGWFENGKMAAGFAGALEKTEKYIDDNAAVAVKLSKPLVIEEFGLPRDGQSFDVSSTTKLRDQYYEKILSRIGKQNISGANFWVFGGTARPVTGQLFWKVGDDRMGDPPMEEQGLNSVFDSDKSTWMAIKAAQKRLPK
- a CDS encoding enoyl-CoA hydratase yields the protein MSTYETITVERRGAVALLTINRPDKLNALNKTVHAEGVAALDELRQDDDIRVLVITGAGEKSFIAGADISEFEGQTPVTQRDLFHEKTFFNSLDSFPKPVIAMVNGFCLGGGNELAMACDIRIASETARFSQPEINLGIMCGGGGTQRLTNLIGEGRAMEMVLTGDMIDAATAHRFGLVNHIYPAAELEAETMKLADKIAEKAPIALQLSKEAVKFASRSNLDEGLRREVDLFAICFSTEDKKEGVTAFLEKRKPVFRGR
- a CDS encoding DUF1800 domain-containing protein; the encoded protein is MPNHQIAFSRKSYQLLLPAIALAFLILMAVNNASALALPEDAPVLISEAGSTRALVTADGSPIEVVKPGVHDLVTFYVTNLDLLNGEGANAFRVEVQDSRYYRYPLQIVSFERSATRKQIYELSVRMSGINELGDVLVRLTWRGMSSNRVRLSIGHRGGKIADDEGSMPTPMPGTEPTSRRRIANRADFPWSGDRVRFMSQATFGANAATELKIRRLGYSTWLEQQMDERNFLTFTYPDLPLQPTTPVPTCDGDTQPTDVPITCFRDRYTMYPLQNWFYKEALYNEDQQLRRRVSWSLHQILVVSGRTTIQPSRMLPYIQILDRNAFGNFRTLLEEITLNPAMGNYLDMAISTDENPNENYGREILQLFSIGLDMLNQDGTPILDNNGNRIPTYNQGTIVNFAKVFTGWSYCNQTCGNSQPGIVNYRDPMIVTPANHDFSSKTLLNYPGSSPVVPAGLDPADDLDAALDNIFYHPNTAPFIGKLLIQQLVTSNPTPAYVGRVSAVFRNNGQGVRGDLKAVVRAILLDPEARGNVKTDPNYGHLREPVLYLTSVLRPFNPTANNNISVPASCNGLSDGAINTLTLPLDQDVWNPPTVFNYYPMEYTIPNTPLAGPEFQIFSTGTALKRPNAISQFAPANSAATGGILAVSGAASSIPCGTRIDLTRLQDLAAADTTGGTLVDTLNRELLNGSMNPAVRTQILNAVTAVTSTNTLKRARTALYLVTTSPQYQVQR
- a CDS encoding DUF1501 domain-containing protein, translating into MKQDRRDFLKRSCAALSMTAMATQMRHFGLVDVLAQSNRDESDSGAEDYKALVCVFLNGGNDGNNSVVPNYTAGYAQYAAARQAQGLAISQASLLPITPPSMGGQVYGFHPAMAALHPLFGQGKLAVVCNVGCLVQPLTRETFIGGAPRPYQLFSHPDQVEQARTAISSYKSTTGWGGRTADRTSTQNPGGGIPMVTSISGATLFNIGANTAPLVVSASPTPLNQVLSLTGFGTAADELARRASMDNIRGLDQNFTMVQQASQLTQQAIAASQALSTDPVLTVDFPATTLGNQLKQVAKLLKFRAGLNMRRQIFYVELGGFDHHSSQISPHNSLLTQVSQAVKAFYDETVAQGIAENVTTFTLSDFNRTFNPAGSGSGVGSDHGWGGPSFVVGGAVQGGNFYGRPTSNGTFVPTLVNGGPDDADVRGRFIPSVSVEQYAATLARWYGLAEADIPLVFPNINNFSTSNLGFMV